One Falco peregrinus isolate bFalPer1 chromosome 7, bFalPer1.pri, whole genome shotgun sequence genomic window, TGAGGAGCAGGCGCAGGGCTGGAGCCTGGGCTTGGTGAGAGCGGAGGCCCCTGGGTTTCGTGCAGCATCTTACAAAAATAATCCGTTACCAAGAcgctttaaaaataaatgaaagcgCTTAATTGAACGAGACAAACCCTtggggaaaagcagctgctaaTTAACTGCCCGGCTCCAGGAGGAGAGGGGTGTCTCTTCGGCTGGCAGGTGGTGGAGGCAAAGCCCTTCcttcagcctggctgctgctggcgcCCAACACCTCCCCGCAGCAGCCATTTCATGGTGACCCTCAGTGGGTCTGGGGGGTGTTTAGGGGCTTAAgttgttttttgcctttttttctttttctgttaactCTTGGTTTCCCAAGCTTAGGGATGTttgtgtgggggtgggtgtgcaGGAGAGGGGCCGGGAGCAGGTGCTTTCCAGAACCCGTCACCTATTCCTGGCCCTGCCTTGTCTTCGTTGCAGAAATCGATCAGTAACCCCTTTTGTTATACTTTTAAGTAGAtgttttgctgtcagctggaaGAGCTCATTCATTGGCTGTACAATGTGGCGGACATCACCGACAGCTGGGTACCACCCTCGCCGGATGCGGAGAGCGTGAAGGCATCGCTGCATCGCTACTTGGTAGGTCCCACCGCCGGCTTTTCTCCCCGCTGGGGCAGCGAGCAGTGCACAGCAGGGCACCCCGGCACAATCCTGGCGGGTGCACCGGGTGTGCAAAGCTGAATTCGGGAGCACCGGGAACCTGCCTGGGGGAAACTGCTCCCCAGGCAACCTGCCGCAGGTGCGTCTCTTCCAAAAACCCTCCTAAGCAGCgctcctcttctcctttccttcccaggaGTTCAGGAAAGATGTGGCCGACCACCAGAGCCTGACAGAGAGCGtgctggagaggggagaagCTCTCCTCAGCTGCATGGCATCGAATTCGCCAGGTGAGAAGGAACGCTTGAGCGGGGCTGGTTGCAGACACAGCCGGTGGCGCATCTGCCCCCCGAAATCCCTGGCCCCACGTGTGGGAGGGTGGGGAGGCGGTGGGCAGAGTCTGCCATCCAGCAGCTGTCTGGGAGTGTAAAGGGGTTCACACCCGCGTTGCTGCCCGGGGACCTGGAGGTTTGAAGCGATAACTCCGGAGCGGCTTCAGCTGCACCACGCTTGTGCCGTGCCGCCCATCCTGGTGATGGACGTGTTCTGCCTTCTATGGGTCCCTCAGGTTTTTACCTTAACCGCAGCGTGGCCAGCTGCCACTGGGCTGTGGGACGCTGTCGgcctgcagctggaaggagctGCTCTCGTCCAGGGCAGCAGCGGGGTGATTTTTGCCCCTTGTTTGCGCTCGGTGCATCCCAGGCAGGTGTCAGGAGCCAGTCTGGGGGGACAGCCCCGCCTGGCTGGTGGCACGGCACACGGAGCAGCCGCTCGGGTGACTTGGTGCATCCCGCACAGGGGATTGCTGAagggcaggctgtgcctgcGGTCACCAGAGCAGCTTTAGTGGGCGAGTGCTGCCTCGCAGGTCGGCTTTCTTACGCAGTCCCAGCGGTTTCCTTTAGGAGCCCCTATTTCTGTACCCTCACTCTTAACCTGGAGCCTCCTAGGTGGCTTCTCACCCCCTCCAAACCCTGCGGCGCCACTTGGCGATGGGGCGAAGATCAGCTTACTGATTTCTAACACTTGATTTCCTTCAAAGGTCTGCCCAGGGGAGTGGGACTCTTACTGCTCTTACGGACATTGAATTGTCTCATTACTACCACCTCCGCTCATGcgtttttgttttccagctctgaAAGACACGCTGGGATTGATTGCGAAACAGTCAGAAGAGCTAGAAACCCACGCGGAGCGCTTGTACGAGTCCGTCCTAGCTGCCGTGGGTCCCGTGCAGGGCGAGGACGGGCTGGGGGACAAGGGGGTGCAGCAGACGGCTGCTCCGTGCGTAAGTGGTGGGGGCAAACCAGCCTTTCCACGAcagggggaaagggagggaagcaTAGGAAGATAAACAAATTAAGCAAATGCTATACATCAGGCTTTACCATTATTTTAATCTGGTGTTTGGAAAGCCTccatggaaaagaaagcaagggCAACCTCAAAATGGATGCCCCATCACCCTTAAATGTGTCAGGGGCAGCGCAGTGTGTCGGTGAACCAGCTGATGAAACCCAAGAGCGTGAGGAGAGCGATGGCAGCTCCTGGGAGGGGGCCGGCAGGCAGGTCCCCGTCAGtcacggcggggggggggggggggggggggatggcagcaaggcagcacaggcagctgctgcacccAAATCACTCGGGACAGCAGAAGGAGCACGAGGAAGGGGTAggtttttggctttttattttctcagaaacGTTCTGTTTGCCACGTAATGGTGGGAAAGGGAAGCAAGTGAATTCAGGGTTAAGAGGGAGGCTAGGGAACGTGTTTGCTCATTTCTCGACCATTTTCCttcaaataaaactgcagagaCAGAAGTTTCGGGAGGGCACGGCAGGAGTGGGAGGtgaagggctggagggggcagCAGCGGTGCGTGGTGGTGGAGGGCAGCGTGCCGTGATGGGAATCACTGTAAAATCACTGTAAAATCATGGTCACGGGTGTTGGGGAAGGCGCTGGGTCCGGAGAGGCAGGAAGGCTCTTTACGGCTCCCGAGCAGGAAGCGCAGGGATTTAGGAACTGCAGGATACCCGCGGCCCCATCCcagtcccctcctgcccccatcAGCTCAGCCTGTTGAtttccccgccgccccctccaCCGCACGCCTTCGCATTGGGGGTTGCGAAGGGGAAATGCTCTTCTCAGCGCTTTAAGAGGAGAACAATAGTATCTTAAAAGTaggttgttgggggttttttaattgctaaataTACATAGCTACGTGCTATAGCTTATCGAGCACATGTGGAGGTGGTTTAAGTGTGGCGGGGGGGTTTCTTCCTTTGCTGGCCGGCAGCCAAAGCGCAGCAGCAACCTCACTTAATCCGTTTGATTTCAGGTGCCGCCTCGATCAGacctgggctgtgccagccagCCTCGGGACGGCTGAGAATTGCAGCCAGCACAGaagcacctctccctcctcttgcAGAGATGCCAAAAACCCGTACGACCACTGTGTGTTCAGCGTCAGCCAGCCTGGGCTGAGTGCACCGTGGTTTGTTGTTCTTTTGAACCGTGGCTTGAGAAAGGCGAGCAGTACCGCCGTTCTTTGGCTGCTGGGATGCCCAAGCTACTAGTGCTGGCTCCATCGGGATGTTCCCAGAGCAAGGACAGTACagctggcctttttttttttgggggggggggggtttgtttttcagagtagcttttctttttttttttatttttttttattgaagtgGCCTGTTCCATGTGTTAGCAGAACGTCTGGAACacactgttttttttaactgagtaATCCATAGTGTGCCGTGCAACTCACTTCTAAGTAAAGCCGTGTGATTTTAATAGCCGTGTTCTCATGTTTTGTTTATGCTCTTCAAAAATAGGTGCTAGAAGCCAAGAAATAGAAACTCCTCCTGGTTCTTGGGAGCAAACTGAACTCTTTTGTTTATAATTACCATTCCCTGCTGAAGCACAGCCTGTTtaacttttggttttcttatgCATAAACACAAGAGAGCCGGTGTGCTGCATGAATCTcaataaaataacaaagagGTGAGTACTCGGGGAGGATGCAGGTCCTGTACAAGCTGTGTTACCTGTTACTCTGTTACCTGCGGTAGCTGCTAGTGCTGGTTTCCCTGGGGGAAGAGCCGCGCCTCACCCacccctcctgcagccaccgCAGCTCATCGCTGCtcacaaaaaaacatttacagaggCTTTCCAGGCCCCTTCTGCAACCGAAAAGGGCATCTCTGAAGCAACTTAATGAGGTAAGTGGCCAAAAAGTTCCAGCCAACCACAGAATATTGGTACTTGGCTTTAATTAACCTTTAAGCTAAACAGTGATTACCACGTTCTTGTGCAGAGTACATCAGTTCCTCCTGTTCCAGTGAACACGACAAAGCATCTGTATTGCACAAGGTGAAAGCATAGTTAAGCTGTTACCAACAGAAAAGAATTCGCTGGGTTTGTGGGGGGGTTTGATACTCTCCCCTCTTCTCAGCTTCAAGGGcacatttttttattgccaAGTTGCAGGTGGCAATTCATAGATCAGCCCAAGTTCAACAAAAAGGCTCAAGCAGATGGTTACAGCGAGACGGGTCTCACTGGCTCCACCGCTGCCAGGTCCCCACCCAGGGGCATTCAGGGCGATGCCTGAGCAAAGGCTacagcagggcaggatgggCGCTACGGTGAGGGGAGGAACTGCCACCCCTCTGCTACTGCTTGTAAGCCTGACCCGTGGTGGCAGAGGTATTTAACTTTTCAGCTCACAGGTAAGAGGCTACAGCCCCCTCGCCCAGGATTTTCAGGCCTGCCTTGGCCTCTGCCACACGCCTCCAGCGTGGCAGCCACAGGCTCGAGTGTGTAACAGCACCAGCACGGTAACACAGGAATgactttggggggggggggaaacaaaaaaaaaacaaaaaacaaaagaaaaaccaccaccaaacaacTGGTGTAGCCCAAGTTGGTTTTGCAATGCTTTTATTACTGTATATATTAACATTGTTTTGGATAGTATGTAGCAGGCATCTTGACATTTAAGTTCATTTGTGCACTTCTCTGAAGGGAAGATGTTTTACCCTAATACACCTCCTGGTTCACTTCCTGATCTTAGCGGCACTCACTACTCCTACTGCTCCCGCTCTCAAGGAGGAGCAAGTCACATTATATAATGAATTATACCAACAAGCACATCTCTAATAGAAAGCACATCACTTTATTGTGAAGGTCTCAAGTGGAAGAGTTCAACTTAACCATGACAATACTTTATGTATTACAATTGCCTGTTGATTTATGCAACTATGTTGAAGAAAGCTGTTAGCCAAAgtcaccccccccccaaaaaaaatcagaggatATTTGCACCAGTTTTAGTTTATACCTCACAACATACCTAGGCTATATTTTTACTATCACAGGGCGTATTTGCTACTAGGGGAATGTTACATGGTCTTTCAAACATGAGACTATTTACAGAATAGGCTGAACATTTGAGTTTAGATAAAGCTGAACAATTTTACATGTATAGGAAGTGTTATAGGCTAGCTTTCCTGTGGCTTTTAGCTAGACATCAGGCACTAATGATTTGATTAGCTCTGTACAAAGAATCACACTGTCCAAAACCTCTTGGCTGCTGGTTAGTTCCAAATTGTTCAAGATAGCGCCTACTTTGAGCAACAGGCTGTTGCGGGGCCTTGGTGTCCCCGTGTCATCCTTCTGATGCCTCTGTGTAACAAAATAGAAGCTAAGCTGTTGCACTAAGTCAGAAGTACTGGTTAAAAGAGGATGGAATTAACAGTATATAGAAAAGACATAATATACTGGTAGAAAGTTGTACCACCTCAAGGCTACACCGAATTCACTCCTGCTAGGGAAATACTGCTCTCTCCCCCACTACGCAAAGCTGACAGAAATTCCCTCCGTAGAGTCCTTGAGCAATAAATTAAGTTCCGAGGCTAAGTGAGGGAACTGTTGTACATTCAGAGTGCATTATGCCTCCACCAGCAGTGGCTGGGCCTTCCTGGTACAGCCTACGTGCCTCAAGCACCACGACACCGCGGTCTCTTAAGCCATAGTCACTAGTTTTAGTTGCAGGGAAGGTCTCTGGTTACTAGGGCTGAGCGCTGTGGCTGCACGCAGGGATGTCTGTGCACAATGCGAACCTGATTTCCCCCTTAGCCATACAAAGTAAGACAATATTTATCACCATACAGTTTGATATTACTTCCAATAAGTACaatatttattaaacatttcttcagttttgttacATATTGTGCAACAAATTACAATATTCTGCAGCCACAAATTATATGCAGAGTATGAAGAAACTATTAATCAGATAGTGTGATCTTTCCATTTATAATTCTACAAGAAGGAACTAGCAAATCAGATCTTACATATATCTTACTAAATTTTATGCATGGAAAGTGACAGACACTGTTGTGCTGTTTGATACAAAATGGCTAAACTTCATCTTCAGAAGACTAAACCTGACATCTAAACATGCCAATAgaaacatcaaaacaaaaatacatccTAACCAACCACAGGAAACAGTCTGGTATCAGGAAAAGCAACAAGGATAGCACGTTTATAAACCAGCACACAAAGGTTtaaaacagttctgaaaatgaagttaGCTGTCTTGAGtcaagggaataaaaaaagtcagtattgACCATTTACAATCTCTGACCTTTGTGGAGACGGTAAGAATCTGTTGTAGTGCAGCTACATACAGTACAATTcaggcaatatttttttttcacttgggtTCAGATTGCAAATTCATTGTTGTGAGACAAAAGGGGGGAGGCAAGTTTTAGCAGCAACCTCCACTAGACTGCTTGACTGGAGTGCTCTGAATTTTAACATTGGACTTCTCTGCACCACCAGCTGTCGCTCCCGGACCCATTCGTTTTTTAATCTCGGCAGCCATGGTCATGAAAGACTGTTCTACATTTGTGGCATTCTTTGCACTGGTTTCCAAAAACGGAATTCCAAGAGAATCTGCAAATTCCTGCAAACCGAGAAACAGTGAACAGTGAGCTCATACACCGGTTCATGCCTCACCTCGTTTCCTGGTGTGCTGCTGCATCAGCCATGAGTTCCTAGACCACCCCCCTACTCCCAGACCGCAGCCTGACGGCGACTCGCGCTGCAGGGTGTCATGGAACTGCTCACACCTGCCTTGGCATCCGTGTACCAGGACACTTCCCTGCATTAGAACTTAATCAAGTGCATTACAATCCAGACCAGGCACTCAAGCAAACACATCGATATCAACATACCTTTGCTGTTGTATAGTCTACTACTTTCTTTGTGGTCAGATCACATTTGTTCCCCACCAACAACTTGTTGACGTTTTCACTGGCATAACGGTCTATCTCCTGCAGCCATTGTTTTACATTATTGAAAGACTCCTAGGAGATAAGAGAACTGTAAGCAAGACCCTTAACCAAGGGGAAAGCTCCGCTCTATTCAGTAACAACCAGGGAAGAATATGAAGCAGCGTACTGATCAGTGCCACTCACAGCCACAACAGAACTCACTCAACAGGACCCTCGGTTGCCTACGACAGGCGAGTCAACACGGCCCGTGGAGCTCCTTCGcccctgctccaagccccacACAATCAGCCCTGTGCCGCACTCCCCCCCATGATTTCTCCCTGCTCCACATCTTGAATAGTTAAGAACTTCCACCACCTGGgactctctctcctcctcctgcagcagagatAAGGCACAGCACACAGCTGAAACTAGAAGAATCCCAGGCACTTGCAAAACACCAGGTATCAAGTGCAAACCACATCATTGCAGAGATGCTGGAACGATCTTtgactgcagaaatgcagaactgATACTCAAGTTCACAACTGAACCCGATTGTTGTTCTCCTATTAATTCAGGAAACTCTACACTTCCTAAGAGTCCCTCAAACATGACAACTGTACCAGTAATCTTCAGAGAttctttcacagaaaacacTGGCTCAGTTGTATCCTGCACACATGCTggcaattttctgtttcaaaagccAGTTTTATCGTAGACCAAAGTTCAAGTACATTCACAAATCTTTCAACAACTTCCACCAGTAACTCAAACTCCTGCTACCAAAGGCAGGGTGAGAAGTATTCACATAGAACAAGCAACTACATGCCCAGCAAGCTTTAGGTTAAGCCTAAGATACAACTGCTTTAGAGCCAGCAATCCCACtgctccttttatttctgtttaggCTCCAACCAGAGACTAAACACATACATTTGGCTTGATAAACCTTAACGCAGCCTAACACAGTCACTGTCAACTTAAGAAGTGCCAAGTGGTTAAAttcctggttttatttactttatcaGCCTAACATATGCCACCTGGAGAAACTCTCCAGGCACAGGTTCAACACTTACCTGATCTGTAACATCATACACAACTATGATGCCATGAGCACCTCTATAGTAACTGGAAGTGATGGTTCGAAACCTCTCCTGTCCTGCCGTGTCCCACTACAAGAAAAGCAACAGGATCAGTTACTGCAACATAGCTGCACCAGTGTTACACGTTAGCTTCCAGAAATACAGCTCAGCTGATCAGCCATCCAACCACAAGCACATCCAAGTTCAGCTACAGAACTGTCTCTTCAAGGTATTTTAATCGAGAAGAATGACACTTCAGTAGGTGCTTTTCAGGAAGCGCTCATCCGTTTGGTTTCAGACAAGTGTAGTCAAGAGATCTCACAGAGGAAAACATTAAGCAGTTTTGACCCACAAAGAAGCCATGGTTCAGTGGTCAGAAGAACAAACACCAGCCAGGGATTGAAAACCTGCTAGGAATAAGGTCAGAGAAACACGGGTCTATAACTTGACCGCTCCTTTCAACCTCCTTGctacaggagcagcagcagaggtatTTAAAGGCAACATTCCTCTTCAGAGGGTGAAGTGCAACAACTCAAACCAAACCTggttccctcctcctgctgggaGAGCTAAGGAGGGACATGACATGCTTGACCTCTCCTCCCATCAGGGCAGGAACAGGAGTTGCCCAAACATTCCTCTCCCTGGAGCCACATCAAGAACAGGGCCAGCCGCGTATTAAAAAAAGTCACTCACAGACAGATTTCAGTAGCAACTGCATTCCTAGCGTGCTGCTCTGGACTCAGGACAGCTACATTAGAGTCTGCAGGCTCAGACTTCTGGCTGTAAACTGGACTCCTGCtccacagcacagcctggaaTCCCTGAGTCACTGCCTCCCAGTCCTGAGAGCCTTGGCTCGAGCTGGAAGCAGTGGCTGACAAGGATTGTGTGACCTTGCATAGATATTAGATTTCATTACACCAGTCACCCTTTTAGAGTGCTTCAAGATTAGAGGGAAGAACTGCCAAGCCTGCTCCCCTGCTTGCTCCGAGTGAAAGACCAGGAAACACTGCCCAGTGCTAAGGCAGGCCGGCCACTTACAAGTGTTTGTGTCAGTTTTTCCATTCAGgtcaacaaaagcagcagcactagACAGCGCAGTCTGCCacaaacagctgctgcagaaactgggCATCTCTGACAACTGTGGGATATTCTTGCACTTACACAAATCCTTGCTAAATACTGCAGAACTACACCAGTTTTGATACGACAGCAGTCCAGCACAGGATTCTACCCTTCTTCAGCTCCCAGCCCATAACCATCTCTTAACTACTtcagctttcttctcttcccaggAAAAGAAGGTTCTAACAGGTCATTTCCTCATTCAGGCAGATAGCCTTGACGAGCACCTGTCTTTAAGGGCCAGGTCACAGGAAGTCTTGTAATCTTGTGAAAACTGCCTAGCCTCTTGTAACAGGGAAGATATCGCTTGTATTTTAATGATTAAAGTACAGAGATAATACCAATAGTTATGAATGTAATCCCATGCTTCAACAGATTAAAGTACCCAGGAGTTGAGAAATACTACTTACTATCTGAAGCTTGATTGTTTTCCCATCTAGTTCTATAGTTCTGATTTTGAAGTCCACACCAATCGTGCTGATGTAACTTTCTGTGTACGTGTCATCCTAGGAGAAAGAATGAACGTAAGTCAGGCCAGCTGCACCTCTCCTGCAGTCACCTACTGTGTCACACAACAGGCAGGCTGCCCCAGGCAGACAGAGGTGGGTGGCTCCCTAGCAAAACCACCTGATGATGCCCGGCAAAGTCCACTAGGTAGCTACATACTTTCACAGAATGCTTActtccccccaaaacccacaaagttttttaaaaaacagctcaAACAACAAGATTTGTGTTCCCAAAACCTAGTCAAAAAGCCTCTTTTCTGGAAATCCCACAGCATTAAGTCCTTTTGAACTACAGTTTAAAAAAGTCTTTCCTCAGGTTGGCAGATTGAAGAGCTACTTAGCATAACCACAATGATCTTAAAATgcctcaatt contains:
- the RAB1A gene encoding ras-related protein Rab-1A, with product MSSMNPEYDYLFKLLLIGDSGVGKSCLLLRFADDTYTESYISTIGVDFKIRTIELDGKTIKLQIWDTAGQERFRTITSSYYRGAHGIIVVYDVTDQESFNNVKQWLQEIDRYASENVNKLLVGNKCDLTTKKVVDYTTAKEFADSLGIPFLETSAKNATNVEQSFMTMAAEIKKRMGPGATAGGAEKSNVKIQSTPVKQSSGGCC